A single region of the Pseudomonadota bacterium genome encodes:
- a CDS encoding cytosolic protein, whose amino-acid sequence MDCKQKLNLEDCNCSYEPCSRKGLCCDCLRYHLKNRQLPGCCFPAGAEKTYDRSFAHFARLVQENLV is encoded by the coding sequence ATGGATTGTAAACAAAAACTTAACCTGGAAGACTGCAATTGCAGCTACGAGCCCTGTTCCCGTAAAGGTCTGTGTTGCGACTGCCTGCGCTATCATCTGAAAAATCGCCAGCTGCCGGGCTGCTGTTTCCCCGCCGGCGCGGAAAAAACCTACGACCGCTCTTTCGCCCATTTTGCCCGCCTGGTTCAGGAAAATCTGGTCTGA